In one window of Desulfonatronum thioautotrophicum DNA:
- a CDS encoding GTPase, which yields MSAQRLFSQRITTRIEDLIQEARRLDRLAAAQAMALRLERALRVLDEGANGDAALDRPVVIVLLGGTGVGKSELFNALLDNPGLSPVSATIRPQTTHAHVAVAPADRQHLAFLDETDLVTTDHRLAGTALIDAPDVDSTESVHLERTRRLVERADIVVYVGSPDKRANFSVQEEIRRWAARKRWFFVLNKLDQIPEPDREAVCADFLGRVRELGFAVDQGGFFAVSAVAAQTRDNGLGDRLERLRAALFAHRAREQVQAVRTEDIFNQIRHAFSGSVRHDLESLHRTLSAHEQELDGRVRGVFLKALSTPRSQDMLRRIIREQAWQSAPGRVGGFLALPVWMRGRLAFSGLAYQLARMSTGGPSFTRMLRAGWHAAKAAWQGILPMRIILQGFSAAEERDLAAIAQDAQRTLEDLGLDRLDGGTPSPTATLPVQAEVEQALWTAKLIGQILTALRTQGLLPRASEHAEQDQRTRELFQERLEQALLDSAGQLAAQRVNLIHTLAGNLLPLLVFGHATVRLVSGWLAGDWLPFDFYLTAVAVFLISLVPGYLLVAASLSRPGNLPAPDQLVQSLLSPAETEPLRRVRQGVEGLLSRVRDLEDALRVSSQVLHQELDPSRFGAVLQEARSDKEPQ from the coding sequence ATGAGCGCACAGCGACTTTTTTCCCAGCGGATCACCACCAGGATTGAGGATTTGATCCAGGAGGCGCGACGCCTTGACCGCCTGGCCGCAGCCCAGGCCATGGCCTTGCGTCTGGAACGGGCTCTGCGTGTCCTGGATGAAGGGGCCAATGGCGACGCCGCTCTGGATCGCCCGGTGGTCATCGTGCTCCTGGGCGGAACCGGCGTGGGCAAATCCGAACTGTTCAACGCCCTGCTGGACAACCCCGGGCTCAGCCCGGTCTCGGCCACGATCCGCCCCCAAACCACCCACGCTCACGTTGCCGTGGCTCCGGCAGACAGACAGCATCTCGCATTTCTTGACGAAACCGATCTGGTGACCACGGACCATCGCCTGGCAGGAACGGCCTTGATTGACGCTCCGGACGTGGACAGCACGGAGTCCGTGCACCTGGAGCGCACCCGTCGGCTGGTGGAGCGGGCGGATATCGTGGTCTACGTCGGCAGTCCGGACAAACGGGCCAACTTCAGTGTCCAGGAAGAAATTCGGCGGTGGGCGGCGCGCAAGCGCTGGTTCTTTGTCCTGAACAAATTGGACCAGATCCCGGAACCCGACCGGGAAGCAGTATGCGCCGACTTTCTCGGTCGGGTGCGGGAACTGGGCTTTGCCGTGGACCAGGGCGGCTTTTTCGCGGTCAGCGCGGTGGCGGCGCAAACCAGAGACAATGGTCTGGGCGATCGCTTGGAACGCTTGCGCGCCGCCCTGTTCGCCCACCGGGCCAGGGAGCAGGTTCAGGCCGTGCGAACCGAGGATATTTTCAATCAGATCCGCCACGCCTTTTCCGGGTCGGTCCGCCACGACCTGGAAAGCCTGCACCGGACCTTGTCGGCCCATGAACAGGAGCTGGATGGACGGGTGCGCGGGGTCTTTCTCAAGGCCTTGTCCACGCCCCGGAGCCAGGACATGCTCCGCCGGATCATTCGGGAACAGGCCTGGCAGAGCGCGCCAGGCCGGGTAGGCGGCTTTCTGGCCTTGCCGGTCTGGATGCGCGGGCGGCTGGCTTTTTCCGGGCTGGCCTACCAGCTGGCCAGAATGTCCACGGGCGGCCCTTCCTTCACCCGAATGCTCCGGGCCGGATGGCATGCGGCCAAGGCCGCCTGGCAGGGAATTTTACCCATGCGGATCATATTGCAAGGATTTTCCGCCGCGGAGGAACGCGATCTGGCCGCGATCGCCCAGGATGCCCAACGCACTCTGGAGGATCTCGGCCTGGACCGTCTCGATGGCGGAACGCCCTCGCCCACTGCAACGCTGCCTGTCCAGGCAGAAGTCGAACAGGCCCTCTGGACGGCCAAACTGATCGGCCAAATCCTGACCGCGTTGCGCACCCAGGGGCTGCTGCCCCGGGCCTCGGAGCACGCTGAACAGGATCAGCGCACCCGTGAGCTGTTCCAGGAACGCCTGGAGCAGGCTCTGCTCGACAGCGCCGGCCAACTGGCCGCCCAGCGCGTGAACCTGATCCATACCCTGGCCGGCAACCTCTTGCCCCTCCTGGTCTTCGGCCACGCCACGGTCCGCCTTGTTTCCGGCTGGCTGGCCGGGGATTGGCTGCCCTTTGACTTCTACTTGACCGCGGTGGCCGTTTTCCTGATCAGCCTGGTCCCGGGCTACCTGCTTGTTGCCGCTTCCCTATCCCGCCCCGGAAACCTGCCCGCCCCGGACCAACTGGTCCAGTCCCTGTTGTCTCCGGCAGAGACCGAACCGCTACGCCGGGTGCGTCAGGGTGTTGAGGGCTTGCTCAGCCGGGTTCGGGATCTGGAAGATGCCCTGCGGGTAAGTTCCCAGGTGCTCCACCAGGAACTGGACCCCTCGCGGTTCGGCGCTGTGCTTCAAGAGGCCAGAAGCGACAAAGAACCACAATAA
- the tadA gene encoding tRNA adenosine(34) deaminase TadA produces MMRGARSSWEDPMLRALNEAHVARDLNEVPVGAVVLNQDGTILAAAHNRTLSTQDPAGHAEILALRNAAMTQGNHRLSGCILVVTLEPCLMCLGALVQARIAGLVFGARDHKAGAILSRLNVNDLEWLNHRFWVIEGVLADECSDLLSSFFAGRRKNHSAKQSHSSLIKQSSGEVPKWP; encoded by the coding sequence ATGATGCGCGGAGCCAGGTCCTCCTGGGAAGACCCCATGCTTCGGGCCCTGAACGAGGCCCATGTTGCCCGCGACCTGAACGAGGTCCCGGTGGGCGCGGTAGTGCTGAACCAGGATGGAACCATCCTGGCCGCGGCGCACAACCGGACTCTGAGCACCCAGGATCCAGCCGGGCACGCGGAGATACTGGCCCTGCGGAACGCAGCCATGACCCAGGGAAACCATCGCCTGAGCGGTTGCATCCTGGTTGTCACCCTGGAACCGTGTCTGATGTGTCTCGGCGCCCTGGTCCAGGCCCGCATCGCCGGACTGGTCTTCGGTGCACGGGATCACAAAGCCGGCGCCATTCTCTCGCGCCTCAACGTCAACGATCTGGAATGGCTGAATCATCGCTTCTGGGTCATTGAAGGCGTCCTGGCCGACGAATGCAGCGATCTGCTCAGTTCCTTTTTTGCCGGACGCAGAAAGAACCATTCAGCCAAGCAGTCACACAGCTCTTTGATCAAGCAATCATCCGGAGAGGTACCGAAGTGGCCGTAA
- the kdsA gene encoding 3-deoxy-8-phosphooctulonate synthase, producing the protein MTDAQQLYDRSVSGPFLIAGPCVLESLELALEVGDALADIAGRAQLPVIFKSSFDKANRSSLESFRGPGLELGMEWLAAIKERTGLPVITDIHEPRQAARVAQVADVLQIPAFLCRQTDLLVAAGETGRIVNIKKGQFVAPWDLRPAIAKVRSTGNTRIWLTERGSSFGYNNLVVDFRSFPILAEAGHPVIFDATHSVQLPGGKGHVSDGQREFVPVLARAAVAAGCQGLFLEVHPRPEEALCDGPNSWPLDRLAPLLTDLLRIWRQTNVS; encoded by the coding sequence ATGACCGATGCGCAGCAGTTGTATGACCGCAGCGTATCCGGTCCGTTCCTGATCGCCGGCCCGTGTGTGCTGGAAAGTCTGGAGCTGGCTCTGGAGGTCGGAGATGCTCTGGCGGACATTGCCGGGCGAGCGCAGCTTCCCGTGATTTTCAAGAGCTCCTTTGACAAGGCCAACCGTAGCTCCTTGGAATCCTTTCGGGGGCCCGGGCTGGAACTCGGCATGGAGTGGCTGGCGGCCATCAAGGAACGTACCGGACTGCCCGTTATCACGGACATCCACGAGCCCCGGCAGGCGGCCAGGGTCGCCCAGGTGGCCGATGTGTTGCAGATTCCCGCATTTCTCTGCCGCCAGACCGATCTGCTGGTGGCTGCCGGAGAGACTGGGCGGATCGTGAACATCAAGAAAGGGCAGTTCGTGGCCCCCTGGGACCTGCGGCCCGCCATTGCCAAAGTGCGGTCAACGGGCAACACCCGAATCTGGCTGACCGAACGCGGGAGCAGCTTCGGGTACAACAACCTGGTGGTGGACTTCCGCTCCTTTCCCATCCTGGCCGAGGCCGGTCACCCGGTGATCTTTGATGCCACCCATTCGGTGCAATTGCCCGGCGGCAAGGGACACGTCTCGGATGGGCAACGTGAATTCGTTCCGGTTCTGGCCAGAGCGGCAGTTGCCGCAGGCTGTCAGGGACTTTTTCTGGAGGTCCATCCCAGACCGGAAGAAGCCTTGTGCGACGGCCCGAACAGCTGGCCCCTGGACCGGCTTGCCCCGCTCCTGACCGATCTGTTGCGCATCTGGAGACAAACCAATGTATCCTGA
- a CDS encoding CTP synthase yields the protein MKTKFIFVTGGVLSSLGKGLAAASIGALLQARGLKVTIQKLDPYINVDPGTMNPFQHGEVYVTDDGAETDLDLGHYERYLDISMSQRNNYTSGSIYNSVITKERRGDYLGGTVQVIPHITDEIKSAVLGVAQHDEDVAIIEIGGTVGDIESLPFLEAIRQLRSNLGKDNVLYIHLTLVPLMRAAGELKTKPTQHSVKELRSIGIQPDIILCRSEVDLGKDIKAKIALFCNVDEDAVFTAIDVQSIYEVPLALYEEGVDQKIAILLRLPAKNPHLPRWKELVTRLRTPKDEVRIAIVGKYVDLRESYKSLHEALIHGGVAHDVSVRLEYINSEEVVGDTVAESMAGVHGVLVPGGFGHRGVEGKIAAIRFAREQGVPFFGICLGMQCAVIEFARNVLSLPSANSEEFDPTSPDPVIYLMAEWYDHRRQCHQKRDAGCAKGGTMRLGAYPCRIKPETRAFVAYGEDVVQERHRHRYEFNDRYAERFEAAGMVLSGLSPDNALVEIVELTDHPWFLGCQFHPEFKSRPLDPHPLFRDFIGAALSRKISGVP from the coding sequence ATGAAAACCAAGTTCATCTTTGTTACCGGTGGGGTTCTTTCCTCGCTGGGCAAGGGGCTGGCCGCCGCGTCCATCGGGGCGTTGTTGCAGGCCCGCGGGTTGAAGGTCACCATCCAGAAACTTGACCCGTACATTAACGTGGACCCGGGCACGATGAATCCCTTTCAGCATGGAGAAGTCTACGTAACCGACGACGGGGCGGAGACCGACCTGGATCTGGGCCACTATGAGCGCTACCTGGACATCTCCATGTCCCAGCGCAACAACTACACCTCGGGCAGCATCTACAATTCCGTGATCACCAAGGAACGGCGCGGAGATTACCTGGGTGGAACCGTGCAGGTGATTCCGCACATTACCGATGAGATCAAGAGTGCGGTGCTTGGCGTGGCCCAGCACGACGAGGATGTGGCCATCATCGAAATCGGAGGGACGGTGGGCGACATCGAGAGCCTGCCCTTCCTGGAGGCCATTCGTCAATTGCGTTCCAATCTGGGAAAGGACAACGTCCTGTACATCCATCTGACCCTGGTGCCCCTGATGCGGGCTGCCGGGGAGCTGAAGACCAAACCCACCCAGCACAGCGTCAAGGAACTCCGATCCATCGGTATTCAGCCGGACATCATCCTCTGTCGCAGCGAGGTGGATCTGGGCAAGGACATCAAGGCCAAAATCGCTCTGTTCTGCAACGTGGACGAGGATGCGGTGTTCACGGCCATCGATGTTCAAAGCATTTATGAGGTCCCGCTGGCCCTGTATGAGGAGGGTGTGGATCAGAAAATTGCCATCCTGTTGCGTCTTCCCGCCAAAAATCCGCACCTGCCACGTTGGAAGGAATTGGTCACCAGGTTGCGCACGCCCAAGGATGAGGTGCGCATCGCCATTGTTGGAAAATACGTGGATCTGCGGGAGTCCTATAAAAGTTTGCACGAGGCCCTGATTCACGGCGGCGTGGCCCATGACGTCTCCGTGCGCCTGGAATACATCAATTCCGAGGAGGTGGTCGGAGACACCGTTGCCGAGAGCATGGCCGGGGTGCATGGCGTCCTGGTGCCGGGCGGATTCGGGCATCGCGGGGTGGAAGGCAAGATCGCGGCGATCCGGTTCGCTCGGGAGCAGGGCGTTCCGTTTTTCGGCATCTGCCTGGGGATGCAGTGCGCGGTGATCGAGTTCGCCCGCAACGTGCTCAGTCTGCCTTCTGCCAACTCCGAAGAGTTCGATCCCACGAGTCCGGATCCGGTCATCTATCTGATGGCCGAGTGGTACGACCACCGCCGCCAATGCCATCAGAAACGGGACGCCGGTTGCGCCAAGGGCGGAACCATGCGTCTGGGCGCGTACCCCTGCAGGATCAAGCCGGAGACCAGGGCTTTCGTCGCCTACGGCGAAGACGTGGTCCAGGAGCGCCACCGCCATCGCTATGAGTTCAACGATCGGTATGCCGAGCGTTTTGAGGCCGCGGGAATGGTGCTGAGCGGACTTTCCCCGGACAACGCCCTGGTGGAGATTGTTGAACTGACCGATCATCCCTGGTTCCTGGGGTGCCAGTTTCACCCGGAATTCAAGTCCCGCCCGCTGGATCCCCACCCACTATTCCGAGACTTTATCGGGGCGGCATTGTCCCGCAAAATATCGGGTGTACCATGA
- a CDS encoding phosphoribosylformylglycinamidine synthase subunit PurQ: protein MSNVKVLVLAGYGTNCQRETAHAAMLAGADEVVVAHFSELVAGEVRLEDFHFLIFPGGFLDGDDLGAAQAAALRWRYAKTVSGTPLVEELQRFFDAGGLILGICNGFQLLVKLGMLPGTGTATLERQVSLSHNDSARFEDRWVHLRTNPKSPCVFTAGLDALFLPVRHGEGKLVPKDDATLQALEDQGLVALRYIDPQTGQPTMAYPANPNGSPGGIAGLTDPSGRILGLMPHPEAYNHPTNHPAWTRGAKAPLGITLLANGIAALRARK from the coding sequence ATGAGCAATGTCAAAGTGCTGGTTCTTGCGGGTTATGGGACCAATTGTCAGCGGGAGACCGCCCATGCGGCAATGCTGGCTGGTGCGGACGAGGTTGTGGTGGCCCATTTTTCCGAACTGGTGGCCGGCGAGGTCCGTCTGGAAGATTTTCATTTCCTGATTTTCCCCGGCGGGTTTCTGGACGGGGACGATCTGGGAGCTGCCCAGGCCGCGGCGTTACGCTGGCGCTACGCCAAAACGGTTTCCGGCACGCCGCTGGTAGAGGAGCTGCAACGCTTTTTCGATGCCGGCGGACTGATCCTGGGCATTTGCAATGGATTCCAACTGCTGGTCAAACTGGGCATGCTCCCCGGCACCGGAACCGCCACGTTGGAGCGCCAGGTCAGCCTGAGCCATAATGACTCCGCCCGGTTCGAGGACCGCTGGGTCCACCTGCGGACCAATCCGAAAAGCCCATGCGTCTTCACCGCCGGACTGGACGCCTTGTTTCTGCCTGTCCGCCATGGGGAGGGCAAGCTCGTGCCCAAGGATGACGCAACCCTGCAGGCCCTGGAGGACCAGGGCCTGGTTGCCCTGCGCTACATCGACCCCCAAACCGGCCAGCCGACCATGGCCTATCCCGCCAATCCCAACGGCTCACCCGGGGGCATCGCCGGACTGACCGACCCGTCCGGACGCATTCTCGGACTGATGCCCCACCCTGAAGCCTACAACCACCCCACCAACCATCCGGCCTGGACCCGTGGGGCAAAGGCCCCCCTGGGCATCACCCTTCTGGCCAACGGCATCGCCGCCTTGCGGGCTCGGAAATGA
- a CDS encoding KdsC family phosphatase, translating to MYPEELARRIGLLILDVDGVLTDGGLYYDDGGRVTKRFNVQDGLGIKMAQTVGLEFAIITGLDAPAVAARAKELGIREYHPGHVRKAPVIRDICSRKRLDLAQVAYLGDDWVDATALKMVGLPMAVANAQPEIKELAAWTSAARGGHGAAREAIRFILSAQGSYESLWQHWLAEE from the coding sequence ATGTATCCTGAAGAACTGGCCCGTCGGATTGGGTTGCTGATCCTGGACGTGGACGGCGTGCTCACAGATGGCGGGCTGTATTATGACGATGGGGGCAGGGTGACCAAGCGGTTCAATGTCCAGGACGGATTGGGCATCAAGATGGCCCAGACCGTGGGCCTGGAATTCGCCATCATTACCGGTCTGGATGCTCCGGCAGTGGCGGCCAGGGCCAAGGAACTGGGTATCCGGGAATACCACCCCGGCCACGTTCGGAAGGCTCCAGTCATCCGGGATATCTGTTCCCGGAAGCGACTGGACTTGGCTCAGGTGGCCTATCTTGGTGACGACTGGGTGGATGCGACGGCACTCAAAATGGTCGGCCTGCCCATGGCCGTGGCCAATGCCCAGCCGGAGATCAAGGAGCTTGCGGCCTGGACGAGTGCGGCCCGCGGCGGACACGGCGCTGCCCGGGAGGCCATACGATTCATCCTTTCCGCCCAGGGTTCCTACGAGTCGTTGTGGCAACATTGGCTCGCCGAAGAGTAA
- the waaF gene encoding lipopolysaccharide heptosyltransferase II — translation MCALASPAFTDRHGARVLLIGPSWVGDMVMAQSLVQLLLQHGPERTIDILAPAWSAALVARMPGVRGAVAMATGHGRLGLRERLSLGRRLHGCYEQAIVLPNSLKSALVPFFARIPRRTGYIGEWRYGLLNDWRRLDKARLPMTVQRFVALGLPDAASLPRDVPIPRLTVQPANVRAALHQMGLNAEDDVLILCPGAEYGTAKQWPPEHFAVVGSHLADRGWSVWVLGSEKDQEASQAVCDHIGPAALNLAGRTSLAQAVDLISQARAVVSNDSGLMHVAAALGRPLVAIFGSSDPGFTPPLSPASRIVTLGLTCSPCFQRTCPQHHLDCLRRIEPELVLQKLAELLPNQLSESATS, via the coding sequence ATGTGCGCATTGGCGTCGCCGGCGTTCACTGACCGGCATGGCGCACGGGTGCTTCTGATCGGCCCGTCCTGGGTCGGCGACATGGTCATGGCGCAGAGCTTGGTGCAGTTGCTTTTGCAGCATGGCCCGGAACGGACTATCGATATTCTGGCCCCAGCCTGGAGCGCAGCCCTGGTGGCCCGCATGCCCGGGGTTCGCGGGGCCGTGGCCATGGCCACGGGGCACGGCCGTCTGGGCCTGCGGGAACGCTTGAGCCTTGGACGACGACTCCACGGATGTTATGAACAGGCCATTGTGCTGCCCAACTCCCTGAAGTCCGCCCTGGTCCCTTTTTTTGCCCGGATTCCCCGGCGCACTGGATACATTGGCGAGTGGCGCTACGGACTGCTCAACGATTGGCGCAGGCTGGACAAGGCCAGGCTGCCCATGACCGTGCAGCGCTTTGTTGCGTTGGGGCTGCCCGATGCGGCTTCCCTGCCTCGGGATGTTCCCATTCCGCGACTGACCGTACAGCCGGCAAATGTCCGCGCTGCCTTGCATCAGATGGGATTGAACGCGGAAGATGATGTTCTGATTTTGTGCCCCGGCGCGGAATACGGAACGGCCAAGCAATGGCCGCCGGAGCATTTCGCCGTGGTGGGCTCTCACCTGGCTGACCGGGGCTGGAGCGTTTGGGTCTTGGGCTCGGAGAAGGACCAAGAGGCATCCCAGGCAGTATGCGATCATATCGGCCCGGCTGCCCTGAATCTGGCCGGGCGGACTTCATTGGCCCAGGCCGTGGACCTGATTTCTCAGGCCAGGGCCGTGGTCAGCAATGACTCCGGCTTGATGCACGTTGCCGCGGCCCTGGGTCGTCCCCTGGTTGCGATCTTCGGGTCCTCTGATCCGGGGTTCACGCCGCCCTTGAGCCCCGCCTCGCGAATCGTCACCCTGGGCCTGACCTGCAGTCCCTGTTTTCAGCGGACCTGCCCCCAGCACCATCTGGACTGTCTGCGAAGAATTGAACCGGAGCTGGTTTTGCAGAAGTTAGCCGAGTTGCTGCCAAATCAGCTTTCCGAATCCGCGACGTCTTGA